A single region of the Paraburkholderia sp. SOS3 genome encodes:
- a CDS encoding copper resistance CopC family protein, protein MFRKPKESTLARKHTTLCALCAATLLVAQTAFAHVFPSKQEPSAGATVSAPAQVSVTFNGPLEPAFSTLTVTDASGKPVTTSKARIDAKTPRVISVPLSGLAAGQYTVHWVAVASDGHRTHGEYTFDVK, encoded by the coding sequence ATGTTCCGGAAACCGAAAGAATCAACCCTCGCGCGCAAGCACACGACCCTATGCGCACTATGTGCCGCGACGCTGCTTGTCGCGCAGACCGCATTCGCGCACGTCTTCCCGTCGAAGCAGGAGCCCTCCGCGGGCGCGACGGTATCCGCACCCGCACAGGTCAGCGTCACATTCAACGGTCCGCTCGAACCCGCATTCTCGACGCTGACAGTCACCGACGCGTCGGGCAAGCCGGTGACGACCAGCAAGGCGCGCATCGACGCGAAAACGCCCAGGGTGATTAGCGTGCCCTTGTCCGGGCTGGCAGCCGGACAGTACACCGTGCATTGGGTGGCGGTCGCATCCGATGGGCACCGCACGCACGGCGAATACACGTTCGATGTGAAATAG
- the hpnI gene encoding bacteriohopanetetrol glucosamine biosynthesis glycosyltransferase HpnI — protein MTANWTSYAQWLLAAICCGATVYAGFAAGLLRRTARWRSRKGQPQPLPAALGAVTILKPLCGAEPRLYENLASFCEQTHPCFQLLFGVSSAHDPAIGVVRRLQAAYPHCDITLVVDARVHGSNLKVSNLMNLAEHARYELLVVADSDIAVAPDYLQRVCAPLADPRNGVVTCLYRATGIKGFWSRVGALFVNEWFLPSVLVAHATGSREFGFGATIALRRETFERIGGFEPLKDCLADDYWLASHVRALGLRTVLSEVIVATDVIEPGLVALWHRETRWLRTIRSVNPAGFAFLFITFTSPWLLLGARLAGAFQAEGTQPVAAAAMTAITFAGCLARLSMHIHATRNWWTFWRDLLLVPLRDALLMLQWLAGAFGSYVIWRGARVPVTTQTAESGTAKLDTVEVFEVSDGR, from the coding sequence ATGACCGCGAACTGGACGTCTTATGCGCAGTGGCTGCTTGCGGCGATCTGCTGCGGCGCGACGGTCTATGCAGGATTTGCGGCCGGTCTGTTGCGGCGCACGGCACGCTGGCGTTCGCGCAAAGGGCAGCCGCAACCGCTACCCGCGGCGCTCGGTGCCGTCACCATACTGAAGCCGCTGTGCGGCGCGGAGCCGCGGCTCTACGAAAACCTCGCGTCGTTTTGCGAGCAGACACATCCGTGCTTCCAGTTGCTGTTCGGCGTGTCGTCCGCGCACGATCCGGCGATCGGCGTCGTGCGCCGGCTGCAGGCCGCGTATCCGCATTGCGACATCACGCTCGTGGTCGATGCGCGCGTGCACGGCAGCAACCTGAAAGTCAGTAATCTGATGAATCTTGCCGAGCACGCACGTTACGAGCTGCTCGTCGTGGCGGACAGCGACATTGCCGTCGCGCCCGATTACCTGCAGCGCGTTTGCGCGCCGCTCGCCGATCCGCGTAACGGCGTCGTCACCTGTCTGTATCGCGCGACCGGCATCAAGGGTTTCTGGTCCCGTGTCGGCGCGCTGTTCGTCAACGAATGGTTTCTGCCCTCGGTACTCGTTGCGCACGCAACGGGCTCGCGCGAATTCGGCTTCGGCGCAACGATCGCGCTGCGCCGCGAGACGTTCGAGAGAATCGGCGGCTTCGAGCCGTTGAAGGATTGCCTCGCGGACGACTACTGGCTGGCAAGCCACGTGCGCGCGCTAGGCTTGCGCACGGTATTGTCCGAAGTGATCGTCGCGACCGACGTGATCGAGCCGGGCCTTGTCGCGCTCTGGCATCGCGAAACGCGCTGGCTGCGCACGATCCGTTCGGTCAATCCGGCGGGCTTCGCGTTCCTGTTCATCACGTTCACCTCGCCGTGGCTGCTGCTCGGCGCGCGGCTCGCCGGCGCGTTCCAGGCAGAAGGAACGCAACCGGTCGCCGCGGCGGCGATGACGGCAATCACGTTCGCCGGCTGCCTCGCGCGGCTCTCGATGCATATTCATGCGACGCGCAACTGGTGGACGTTCTGGCGCGACCTGCTGCTCGTCCCGCTGCGCGACGCATTGCTGATGTTACAGTGGCTCGCCGGTGCGTTCGGGTCCTATGTGATCTGGCGCGGCGCGCGGGTTCCCGTTACGACGCAGACCGCAGAAAGCGGAACGGCCAAGCTCGATACCGTGGAGGTGTTCGAAGTCTCCGATGGCCGATAA
- a CDS encoding nitrilase family protein, giving the protein MTAGSESKVGVACIQMRPEVGAKAHNVARATALIEEAHARGARLIVLPELCNSGYVFETREEAFALSETFADGETIRAWAAVAARLDVTLVAGYAERDGDVLYNAAAIIGPQRVLGNYRKLHLWGDENLFFEPGNLGVPVFHTPFGRIACAICYDIWFPEVFRLAANGGADMLCVPTNWVPMPAQPAGLPVMANLLAMSGAHSNGLFVAAADRVGNERGQPFLGCSVIVDAHGWPVAGPASATDEEILLAQVNLADARRHRQLNAFNHVLRDRRPEAYRS; this is encoded by the coding sequence ATGACTGCGGGGAGCGAAAGCAAGGTAGGCGTTGCCTGCATCCAGATGCGGCCGGAAGTCGGCGCGAAGGCGCACAACGTTGCACGCGCAACCGCGTTGATCGAAGAAGCGCATGCGCGCGGCGCGCGTCTGATCGTATTGCCCGAACTGTGCAATTCGGGCTATGTGTTCGAGACGCGCGAGGAAGCGTTCGCGCTATCCGAGACGTTTGCCGACGGCGAGACGATTCGCGCATGGGCGGCCGTGGCGGCGCGTCTCGACGTCACGCTGGTCGCCGGCTATGCGGAGCGCGACGGCGACGTGCTCTATAACGCGGCGGCGATCATCGGCCCGCAACGCGTGCTTGGCAACTACCGCAAGCTGCATCTGTGGGGCGACGAAAATCTGTTCTTCGAGCCCGGCAATCTCGGCGTGCCGGTGTTTCATACGCCGTTTGGGCGCATTGCATGCGCGATCTGTTACGACATCTGGTTTCCCGAAGTCTTCCGGCTTGCTGCAAACGGCGGCGCCGATATGCTGTGCGTGCCGACCAACTGGGTGCCGATGCCCGCGCAGCCGGCCGGATTGCCGGTCATGGCGAATCTGCTCGCGATGAGCGGCGCGCATTCGAATGGACTTTTCGTCGCGGCCGCGGATCGCGTGGGCAACGAGCGCGGCCAGCCGTTCCTCGGCTGCAGCGTGATCGTCGACGCGCACGGCTGGCCGGTCGCCGGCCCCGCGAGTGCGACCGATGAGGAGATTCTTCTCGCGCAGGTGAATCTGGCCGATGCGCGCCGGCATCGCCAGCTCAATGCATTCAACCATGTGCTGCGTGATCGACGGCCCGAAGCGTACCGGTCATAG
- the hpnJ gene encoding hopanoid biosynthesis associated radical SAM protein HpnJ, translating into MSANTSTETTMKTLFLQAPSYDGFDGGAGSRYQAKREIRSFWYPTWLAQPAALVPGSRVLDAPADGLSVAQTLKIAEQYDLVIIHTSTPSFPTDALFAEDLKKHKPSIVVGMVGAKVQVDPHNSITATEAIDFVCREEFDFTCKEIAEGKPFAEIKGLSWRARDGSIEHNEARPILEDMDSLPFVAPIYKRDLKIDNYFIGYLNYPYVSLYTGRGCKSRCTFCLWPQTVSGHRYRVRSVDNVLEEVKWIRDNMPEVKEVMFDDDTFTDDAPRAEAIALGLGKLGVTWSCNAKANVPYKTLKIMKENGLRLLLVGFESGDDQILVNIKKGVRTDFARRFSADCKKLGIKIHGTFILGLPGETQETIRKTIEYAKEINPHTIQVSLAAPYPGTTLYKQAVENGWMEENKVINLVSKEGVQLAAIGYPHLSRDEIYHHLEQFYREFYFRPSKIWEIVREMLMSWEMMKRRLREGVEFFRFLRAHEA; encoded by the coding sequence ATGAGCGCGAACACGAGTACCGAGACGACCATGAAGACATTGTTCCTGCAGGCGCCGTCGTATGACGGATTCGATGGCGGCGCAGGGTCGCGCTATCAGGCCAAGCGCGAAATCCGTTCCTTCTGGTATCCGACGTGGCTTGCGCAGCCGGCCGCGCTCGTGCCCGGCAGCCGCGTGCTCGATGCGCCGGCCGACGGCCTCTCCGTCGCGCAAACGCTGAAGATCGCGGAACAGTACGACCTCGTCATCATTCACACGAGCACCCCGTCGTTCCCGACCGATGCGCTCTTTGCCGAAGACCTGAAAAAGCACAAGCCGTCGATCGTCGTCGGCATGGTCGGTGCGAAAGTGCAGGTCGATCCGCACAACTCGATCACCGCGACCGAGGCGATCGATTTCGTCTGCCGTGAGGAATTCGACTTCACCTGCAAGGAAATCGCCGAAGGCAAACCGTTCGCCGAAATCAAGGGCCTGTCCTGGCGTGCCAGGGACGGCTCGATCGAACACAACGAAGCGCGTCCGATCCTCGAGGACATGGATTCGCTGCCGTTTGTGGCGCCCATTTACAAGCGCGATCTGAAGATCGACAACTACTTCATCGGCTACCTGAACTACCCGTATGTGTCGCTCTACACGGGCCGCGGCTGCAAGTCGCGCTGTACGTTCTGCCTGTGGCCGCAGACGGTGAGCGGCCACCGCTATCGCGTGCGTTCGGTCGACAACGTGCTCGAGGAAGTGAAGTGGATTCGCGACAACATGCCTGAAGTGAAAGAGGTGATGTTCGACGACGACACCTTCACCGACGACGCGCCGCGCGCCGAAGCGATCGCGCTCGGCCTCGGCAAGCTCGGCGTGACGTGGTCGTGCAACGCGAAGGCCAACGTGCCGTACAAGACGCTCAAGATCATGAAGGAGAATGGCCTGCGCCTGTTGCTGGTGGGCTTCGAATCGGGCGACGATCAGATCCTCGTCAACATCAAGAAGGGGGTGCGCACGGATTTCGCGCGCCGCTTCAGCGCGGACTGCAAGAAGCTCGGCATCAAGATCCACGGCACGTTTATCCTCGGCCTGCCGGGCGAAACGCAGGAGACGATCCGCAAGACCATCGAGTACGCAAAGGAGATCAATCCGCACACCATTCAGGTGTCGCTCGCGGCGCCGTATCCTGGCACGACGCTCTACAAGCAGGCCGTCGAGAACGGCTGGATGGAGGAGAACAAGGTCATCAACCTCGTCAGCAAGGAAGGCGTTCAACTGGCGGCGATCGGTTATCCGCACCTGTCGCGCGACGAGATCTATCACCACCTCGAGCAGTTCTATCGCGAGTTCTACTTCCGCCCGTCGAAGATCTGGGAGATCGTGCGCGAGATGCTGATGAGCTGGGAGATGATGAAACGGCGTCTGCGCGAAGGCGTCGAATTCTTCCGCTTCCTGAGGGCGCACGAGGCGTGA
- a CDS encoding DUF72 domain-containing protein: protein MANTRPATAKSASGAGSTMPAIRVGIGGWTFAPWRGLFYPEDLAQKRELEYASRQLTTIEINGTFYGSQKPESFAKWHDETPDDFIFSLKAPRFATHRRILAEAGESIERFIASGVLELKNKLGPINWQFAPTKQFDEQDFDAFLSLLPKEAGGRALRHAVEVRHESFRNEAFVALARKHGVAIVVAGDSRYLQIADVTAPFVYARIMGTSDAFEHGYDDAALNLWTARMRTWASGGHPAGLETVAKPVAAGKSPREVFLYVISGFKEHNPAAGIALIERLKRA, encoded by the coding sequence ATGGCAAACACCCGGCCCGCCACCGCAAAATCGGCCAGCGGTGCCGGTTCAACGATGCCCGCCATCCGCGTGGGCATCGGCGGCTGGACTTTCGCGCCGTGGCGCGGCCTGTTCTACCCCGAAGACCTTGCGCAGAAACGCGAGCTTGAATACGCGAGCCGCCAGCTCACGACCATCGAAATCAACGGCACGTTCTACGGATCGCAGAAGCCCGAATCGTTCGCGAAGTGGCACGACGAGACGCCGGACGACTTCATTTTCTCGCTGAAGGCGCCGCGCTTCGCGACGCACCGGCGAATCCTTGCGGAAGCGGGCGAGTCGATCGAGCGCTTTATCGCAAGCGGCGTGCTCGAACTGAAGAACAAGCTCGGGCCGATCAACTGGCAATTCGCGCCGACCAAGCAGTTCGACGAGCAGGACTTCGATGCCTTTCTGTCATTGCTGCCGAAAGAGGCCGGCGGCCGCGCGCTGCGCCATGCTGTCGAAGTGCGGCACGAGAGCTTTCGCAACGAGGCCTTTGTCGCGCTTGCCCGCAAGCACGGCGTGGCGATCGTCGTGGCCGGGGATTCCAGATATTTGCAGATCGCCGATGTCACCGCGCCGTTCGTCTACGCGCGGATCATGGGCACGTCCGACGCGTTCGAGCACGGCTACGATGACGCCGCACTCAATCTATGGACCGCGCGGATGCGAACGTGGGCGTCGGGCGGTCACCCGGCCGGCCTCGAAACCGTCGCGAAGCCGGTGGCCGCCGGCAAAAGCCCGCGCGAGGTGTTCCTGTATGTGATCAGCGGTTTCAAGGAGCACAACCCGGCTGCCGGTATCGCGCTGATCGAGCGGCTGAAACGAGCCTGA